The DNA region CTGTTGTATCAGATTTTGTGAAGAGATTATATAGTGTCTTCTTGAATGTCTTATCTAAGAGAAGGAATATAATGGGGTCTGTGCTACTTCTGGCTGATGCAAGACAGGtgaggatattttttatttcaattaaataattcAGTTGCTTACAGTTATTATTTTGGTGTAGAACGTAAAAAATGGGTTTAAAAATGCTGTATGGCAGGAAACAAACTAGTAGTAGAATCTGGATGACCAAAAGATGTTTTCTCACAGAACTATAAGTCAAATCTTTCTCCACAATGGATGTACAGGtccttatttttctcagataGCTGGCAAAAGAGTAGTATGATGTTAGTACGactaaaaatgaaaatccaataAATGCGGTTCCAATGAGGCCTGCAATCTGAGAAATCATGGCTCCTAGTTCCATCTTCCGGTTGTAGCACAgaatctcttctccttctgtagcCTCGACAGCCGAGTAGTATATGGTAACTGGAATAATTATGCCTAGTACAACTCCCCATATGTAAATACATAGTTTTTTAGCAAAGTTGGGCTGGCGGAATTTTTTCAGTAAACggccataaaatattttctcgTAGCATGAAGTAGTCTCTGGTAGGGAATCCGTTTTCATTAAGGTAGCGTATCGGCTGATGGCAATCCAACTTAAGATTAAGAGGCTGACAAACATACTTACATGCATGGATAGAGTTCCCAGAAAATTGACCACCCTACATTGTGTTGATCGG from Saccopteryx leptura isolate mSacLep1 chromosome X, mSacLep1_pri_phased_curated, whole genome shotgun sequence includes:
- the GPR82 gene encoding probable G-protein coupled receptor 82 — its product is MSNNSTCIQPSMTSSMALPIIYIFLCIIGLFGNSLSQWVFLTKIGKKTSTHIYLVHLVTANLLVCSAMPFMGIYFLKGFQWEYRSTQCRVVNFLGTLSMHVSMFVSLLILSWIAISRYATLMKTDSLPETTSCYEKIFYGRLLKKFRQPNFAKKLCIYIWGVVLGIIIPVTIYYSAVEATEGEEILCYNRKMELGAMISQIAGLIGTAFIGFSFLVVLTSYYSFASYLRKIRTCTSIVEKDLTYSSVRKHLLVIQILLLVCFLPYSIFKPIFYVLHQNNNCKQLNYLIEIKNILTCLASARSSTDPIIFLLLDKTFKKTLYNLFTKSDTTDIRPYG